Proteins from one Bdellovibrio svalbardensis genomic window:
- the dtd gene encoding D-aminoacyl-tRNA deacylase, with product MKAVVQRVLRASVTVDGEQISSIDKGLLTLLGVAKGDTEEQLQKLIQKITSLRIFPDESGKMNLSLKDIGGAHLIVSQFTLLGDTAKGNRPSFIGAETPDLAESLYNKSLEISRAQGIETKGGAFGADMKVELLNDGPVTLIIEA from the coding sequence GTGAAAGCAGTTGTGCAAAGAGTTTTAAGAGCATCCGTGACTGTTGATGGGGAACAGATATCGTCTATCGATAAAGGTCTTCTTACATTGTTGGGTGTTGCCAAAGGTGATACCGAAGAACAGTTGCAGAAGTTAATTCAGAAAATCACATCCTTAAGAATTTTTCCTGATGAATCTGGTAAGATGAACTTGTCGCTCAAAGATATTGGTGGCGCTCATCTAATAGTTTCGCAATTTACTTTGTTGGGGGATACGGCTAAAGGGAATCGCCCCAGCTTTATTGGTGCAGAAACTCCCGATCTCGCAGAATCTCTTTACAATAAATCCTTAGAGATCAGTCGAGCCCAAGGTATTGAAACAAAGGGTGGGGCTTTCGGTGCGGATATGAAGGTGGAGCTTCTTAACGACGGCCCGGTCACTTTGATCATTGAAGCCTAA
- a CDS encoding transporter family protein — protein MKRSTLIAGAILVSLVTALSSSAFAQEEQATPKMTTTVKPPKYFLTYSYYKYDLQGTNSANTRIYKFDASTVDLSMVTATWLYSPQWTLLAFVPYIKNMVETVYEPLPGGLNFKTRDYTQGLGDVRLMGLTPLLADVNNLVMSDINLTLPTGSIDEYFTSAPTQRAAYNIQLGSGTPDLILGTTYSYTQLNWVSSVRGQGTVRMGRNSNGWALGNEFLASAGSKYQFTKSFEMGVVGNYKARDAVQGRDDKYEKNNNWNGTAKGDGHQYYHAPQINWDTELVAKFTTPAFSGLTASIEGGVSFWRDAINKDDIRLDMPYWASASVNGSF, from the coding sequence ATGAAAAGAAGCACGCTTATCGCAGGCGCAATTTTGGTATCACTTGTAACAGCGCTTTCATCGAGTGCCTTTGCTCAAGAAGAGCAAGCGACACCTAAGATGACAACTACGGTGAAACCACCGAAATACTTTTTAACTTACAGTTATTACAAGTACGACTTGCAAGGAACAAACTCAGCAAATACCCGCATCTATAAATTCGATGCTTCGACAGTGGACCTCAGCATGGTGACTGCGACCTGGCTCTACAGTCCACAGTGGACTCTTTTGGCTTTTGTCCCTTATATCAAAAACATGGTTGAAACCGTCTATGAACCACTTCCTGGCGGACTGAACTTTAAAACTCGTGATTACACGCAGGGTCTCGGGGACGTTCGCCTGATGGGCCTCACGCCCCTACTCGCTGACGTCAATAATCTTGTGATGAGCGATATTAACTTGACGCTTCCGACCGGAAGCATTGACGAGTACTTCACGTCCGCTCCCACACAAAGAGCCGCATACAATATACAATTAGGTTCTGGGACTCCGGATTTAATACTAGGAACTACTTATTCCTACACCCAATTGAACTGGGTCAGCAGTGTGCGCGGACAAGGAACCGTGCGCATGGGGCGAAACTCCAATGGCTGGGCTCTGGGAAATGAATTCCTGGCTTCTGCGGGTAGCAAATATCAGTTCACCAAGTCTTTCGAGATGGGCGTCGTTGGAAATTACAAAGCTCGTGACGCCGTTCAGGGTCGTGACGATAAATACGAGAAAAACAACAACTGGAATGGCACGGCAAAAGGTGATGGTCATCAGTACTATCATGCTCCACAAATTAACTGGGATACTGAATTGGTTGCAAAATTCACCACCCCTGCATTCTCGGGCCTCACGGCATCTATTGAAGGGGGCGTTTCATTCTGGAGAGATGCCATCAACAAGGATGATATCCGCCTGGATATGCCTTATTGGGCTTCAGCCTCTGTAAATGGATCTTTCTAG
- a CDS encoding MotA/TolQ/ExbB proton channel family protein, producing the protein MQFLLSLGSGFTSGDALWMWTILAAQIVSVAIIIERSHALFVARKTNQKELSKLLAEDIRAGHLDKALRRSLQMGVNQPLGVVASAGIQAALDMGGKEEIQLKMDEVLLEENTRVEKRIGFLAMFANVATLLGLLGTITGLIHSFAGIANANPVEKATILSQGISLAMNTTAYGLIVAVPALIMYAVLQNRASRLTDDLNKAALNLFIQLGFHYEPVSDKK; encoded by the coding sequence ATGCAATTCCTACTTTCACTTGGTTCTGGCTTCACATCTGGAGATGCGCTTTGGATGTGGACTATTTTGGCAGCTCAGATCGTATCTGTAGCTATTATCATTGAACGCTCGCACGCCCTCTTCGTGGCTCGTAAAACGAACCAGAAAGAGCTTTCTAAGCTTTTGGCTGAAGATATCCGTGCTGGTCATTTGGACAAGGCTCTACGCCGTTCATTGCAAATGGGCGTGAATCAGCCACTGGGCGTTGTTGCCTCTGCAGGTATTCAGGCAGCTCTTGATATGGGTGGCAAAGAAGAGATCCAACTCAAAATGGATGAAGTTCTTCTTGAAGAAAACACTCGCGTTGAAAAGCGCATTGGCTTCTTGGCAATGTTTGCCAACGTAGCAACTCTATTGGGTCTTTTGGGTACAATCACAGGTTTAATTCATTCATTTGCCGGTATCGCAAATGCGAACCCTGTAGAAAAAGCCACTATCCTTTCTCAAGGTATCTCTTTGGCGATGAATACAACAGCTTACGGTTTGATCGTCGCAGTTCCTGCTTTGATCATGTATGCAGTTCTTCAAAACAGAGCTTCTCGTTTAACAGACGATTTGAACAAAGCGGCTTTGAACTTGTTTATCCAGCTTGGCTTCCATTACGAACCAGTTTCTGACAAAAAATAA
- a CDS encoding ExbD/TolR family protein yields MSNKDKELNFEINILPILDILSVLICFLLLTAVWVQIGTLDTKQAIGDNSTAGAKNPPSLWVTLAADGSVELSVRDLPKLQTVETRLPKSNNGVNWTGLEAKLADLKLKYPELKTGIVRPGAQSSYGDVIKIMDQLKQNQFEGVGLSPLG; encoded by the coding sequence ATGAGCAACAAAGACAAAGAATTAAACTTTGAAATCAATATTCTTCCAATCCTGGATATCCTCTCTGTATTGATCTGCTTTCTGTTGCTTACAGCGGTGTGGGTTCAGATCGGCACGCTCGATACAAAACAGGCCATTGGCGACAACTCCACTGCTGGGGCGAAAAATCCTCCGTCCTTGTGGGTGACCTTGGCCGCTGATGGCAGCGTCGAGCTTTCCGTCCGCGATTTGCCAAAATTGCAAACGGTTGAGACTCGCCTGCCAAAATCCAACAACGGTGTGAACTGGACTGGTTTGGAAGCAAAGCTCGCAGATCTGAAACTAAAATATCCTGAGTTGAAAACCGGCATCGTTCGTCCTGGGGCTCAAAGCTCCTACGGCGACGTGATCAAGATCATGGATCAATTGAAGCAAAACCAATTTGAAGGTGTGGGCTTGTCCCCTCTTGGGTAA
- a CDS encoding ExbD/TolR family protein, with amino-acid sequence MKTTFLDTSKKASPLMDTMVLKGGGTKKKSGLRRDLALALPLTSLIDAFSIIVIYLLIGTQNSGVETDVPSRLNLPQASHSQGLDKQTATLRIEKGAYFLNDKVVAGAQLSDKLAELKKQAPADEKVELMIQADTEMKYADLDPLIKAGSQAGIEKLKFAVVPKQ; translated from the coding sequence ATGAAAACAACTTTTCTGGACACTTCAAAAAAAGCATCTCCTCTTATGGACACCATGGTTCTTAAGGGTGGCGGCACAAAGAAGAAAAGCGGACTTCGCCGCGATCTCGCGTTGGCTTTGCCTCTGACTTCTTTGATCGATGCTTTCTCGATCATCGTTATCTATCTTTTGATTGGTACGCAAAACAGCGGAGTTGAAACCGATGTTCCATCTCGCTTGAACCTTCCACAGGCCTCTCACAGCCAGGGCTTGGATAAACAGACTGCGACCTTGCGTATCGAAAAAGGAGCTTACTTCCTTAATGACAAAGTGGTGGCTGGCGCTCAGTTGAGCGACAAGTTGGCGGAACTTAAGAAACAAGCTCCTGCTGATGAAAAAGTCGAATTGATGATTCAAGCCGATACCGAGATGAAATATGCCGATCTCGATCCTCTTATCAAGGCAGGATCTCAAGCTGGCATTGAAAAACTCAAATTTGCGGTAGTGCCTAAACAATGA
- a CDS encoding tetratricopeptide repeat protein, translating to MKTPKHILFLNVVLAGVLLSNSVHAEKMNNDTQDLVIKKMDRVLDLMDRKDPSWIPTQQRLADVLAERARTRFMQEVEANCDNCKGSKDDRQRAIKIYETLLSEVKINEHGPILFQLAHLYEMAGQQDQAISLFERIIKEAKAKSIDAGIVSRSHASLGDLLFQKGRFKDAKDHYVIALKDKNLENKALAIYNMAWCDFNTDKLSSAISTLEGLLKEPTKITKDTETGSNYDPVFHTDIVRDLGTFYARKDITTKEISTYEGFTPKEKRKELILNFAQEADRVGQKQAAHQILTRYMEQPDLTKQERLEAFVRLAQVNYDRGETNQSTQDFAKAAAAFKNTDCDDSSKCEELKKTMKRYVTELHRSKKVKPDLDLLNAYAIYAETFPSDKEMIQRGAQVATDMGKYPIAIQFHRMISDGRSYSTKEKNEALLNEVAVAEKSQDPKLQKDSYAFFLKKSSKDEKYFEVRYQQAYLLYQQKQLKDAAKLFDELARDKDGKAELRKKSADLALDSLAQLKDDENLQEYAADYAEIFPAHQAEFASVARKALMNQVATVANNPKSTKSELKSVMKTVLKTKLDGAKSDERILIFTNLSIIAKKLGEDEVYAKSLYALINTPDTPEAKKQQYLEQLVGYYERKLDFKNAYNVALKMENSKVAPKEMAFRLGTLADLADLNPEKHYKQALDLGITGERALIIRSRLVLLSGNPAKELKLQSGELRNRPALLNETTLLVYAKTGSKAGIQSVLEMKEMRRQSAVQFINKQEFYGKLTGFQEQIAKAKMDDSSDKLMQKSIQQRMKLLGKADETLSEAVRSKDITAQLVALNIVATENTRFVKDLSGTAMPKGLTAGQQRQYVDALKAKSKPFLVKSKTASAKMQDLWNSSQALAQLAREYRIARPEIQKLLSREMEMIEQLPGRGKMKTALSEALNSSAPSSGDLVSARKSVAEHPESIKDIENLKMVETKIGHPLMPSYLEARLNSIQKGKSL from the coding sequence ATGAAAACACCAAAACACATCCTTTTTCTAAATGTAGTTCTAGCGGGTGTTCTGCTCTCGAATTCCGTCCATGCCGAGAAAATGAACAACGACACGCAAGATTTAGTCATCAAAAAAATGGACCGTGTTTTGGATTTGATGGATCGCAAAGATCCCTCTTGGATTCCAACTCAGCAGCGCTTGGCTGACGTTCTTGCTGAAAGAGCTCGCACTCGTTTCATGCAAGAAGTCGAAGCGAACTGTGACAACTGTAAAGGCTCAAAAGACGATCGCCAGCGCGCAATCAAAATTTATGAGACCTTGCTCAGTGAAGTGAAAATCAACGAACATGGGCCGATCTTATTCCAATTGGCGCACTTGTATGAAATGGCTGGCCAACAAGATCAGGCCATCTCTCTTTTTGAGCGTATCATCAAAGAAGCCAAAGCCAAGTCTATCGACGCGGGGATCGTTTCAAGATCTCACGCTTCTTTGGGGGATCTGCTTTTCCAAAAAGGTCGTTTTAAAGATGCCAAAGATCACTATGTGATCGCGCTCAAAGATAAAAATCTCGAGAACAAGGCTTTAGCTATCTACAACATGGCTTGGTGTGACTTCAACACCGACAAACTTTCATCGGCTATTTCAACTTTAGAAGGTCTTCTCAAAGAGCCTACTAAAATTACTAAAGACACGGAAACTGGAAGCAACTACGATCCTGTATTCCATACGGACATTGTTCGTGATCTCGGTACTTTCTATGCTCGTAAAGATATCACAACAAAAGAAATCTCGACTTATGAGGGCTTTACTCCTAAGGAAAAACGCAAAGAATTGATTCTTAACTTCGCTCAGGAAGCAGACCGCGTTGGTCAGAAGCAAGCGGCCCACCAAATCCTGACGCGCTATATGGAGCAACCTGATCTAACTAAGCAAGAGCGTCTTGAGGCTTTTGTGCGTTTAGCGCAAGTGAACTATGACCGTGGTGAAACAAATCAGTCGACTCAAGACTTTGCCAAAGCGGCAGCAGCCTTCAAGAATACTGATTGCGATGATTCTTCGAAGTGCGAAGAACTTAAAAAAACCATGAAACGTTATGTAACAGAGTTGCATCGTTCTAAAAAAGTAAAACCAGATTTGGATCTGCTGAACGCTTATGCGATCTATGCAGAAACCTTCCCTAGCGACAAAGAGATGATCCAACGTGGCGCTCAAGTGGCCACGGATATGGGCAAATACCCTATTGCTATTCAGTTCCACCGCATGATCAGCGATGGTCGCTCATATTCTACAAAAGAAAAGAACGAAGCACTTTTGAATGAAGTCGCGGTGGCTGAAAAATCCCAAGATCCTAAATTGCAAAAAGACTCTTATGCATTCTTCCTGAAGAAGTCTTCGAAGGATGAAAAATACTTTGAGGTTCGCTATCAGCAAGCTTACCTGCTCTATCAACAAAAGCAGTTAAAAGATGCGGCGAAGCTGTTTGATGAATTAGCTCGTGATAAAGACGGCAAAGCTGAGCTTCGCAAGAAATCGGCGGATTTGGCTTTAGACAGCTTGGCGCAACTTAAAGACGATGAAAACCTGCAAGAATATGCTGCCGACTACGCAGAAATCTTCCCCGCTCACCAGGCGGAGTTTGCCAGCGTCGCTCGCAAAGCCTTGATGAATCAAGTGGCTACTGTTGCGAACAATCCGAAATCAACTAAGTCTGAGCTGAAGTCCGTGATGAAAACTGTCCTCAAGACAAAACTTGATGGCGCAAAATCTGATGAGCGCATCTTGATTTTCACCAACTTAAGCATCATCGCCAAAAAATTGGGCGAGGACGAAGTTTACGCGAAATCTTTGTATGCTTTAATCAACACGCCAGACACTCCTGAGGCGAAGAAGCAGCAATACTTGGAACAATTGGTTGGTTACTACGAGCGCAAACTTGATTTCAAGAACGCTTACAATGTTGCCTTGAAGATGGAGAACTCCAAAGTCGCTCCGAAAGAGATGGCTTTCCGCCTTGGAACTTTGGCCGACCTCGCCGACTTGAATCCAGAGAAGCATTACAAGCAAGCTTTGGATCTTGGCATCACAGGCGAGCGCGCTTTGATCATCCGTTCTCGTTTGGTTCTTTTGTCTGGCAATCCAGCGAAAGAACTGAAACTTCAATCCGGCGAACTTCGCAACAGACCTGCTTTGTTGAATGAGACCACCTTATTGGTATACGCAAAAACTGGCAGCAAAGCTGGTATTCAGTCTGTCCTGGAGATGAAGGAAATGCGTCGTCAATCGGCGGTTCAGTTCATCAACAAACAAGAATTCTATGGCAAGTTGACTGGCTTCCAAGAGCAAATTGCCAAAGCCAAAATGGACGACAGTTCAGACAAGTTGATGCAAAAAAGCATTCAACAGCGCATGAAACTTTTGGGCAAAGCGGATGAAACTCTAAGCGAAGCAGTTCGCTCAAAAGATATCACTGCTCAATTAGTGGCTTTGAATATCGTCGCGACTGAAAACACCCGCTTCGTGAAGGATCTTTCCGGCACTGCTATGCCAAAAGGTCTTACTGCAGGACAACAACGCCAATACGTTGATGCACTGAAGGCGAAATCCAAGCCTTTCCTTGTGAAGTCTAAGACAGCATCCGCAAAGATGCAGGATTTGTGGAACAGCTCTCAGGCTCTTGCACAATTGGCGCGGGAATATCGCATTGCCCGTCCTGAGATCCAAAAGTTGCTTTCTCGTGAAATGGAAATGATCGAGCAGCTACCAGGCCGCGGAAAGATGAAAACCGCCCTTAGCGAAGCGCTTAATTCTTCGGCACCGTCGTCAGGAGACTTGGTTTCTGCCCGTAAATCCGTGGCAGAGCACCCTGAGAGCATCAAGGACATTGAAAATCTGAAAATGGTAGAAACAAAAATTGGCCATCCTCTTATGCCGTCTTACCTGGAAGCGCGTTTAAACAGCATCCAGAAAGGAAAAAGCCTATGA
- a CDS encoding AgmX/PglI C-terminal domain-containing protein, giving the protein MGTAKLLILQNQLGQKVRTFSVPYSTDTEALNLVYLKDKRRVEAYTSLQSLDDNKVDYRLLQKIELSQITDEAYVIDGVGSLRLAPANAVNSPTYLLPDQTDDEDMKTILQKTTLGHLLAVFSLMMGTWVWANYFSKKDEAPLVTIVLPKEETPVAKPEARPHVKVSERKLKQTNKVYRPVVNKTLKTKPYPVKTAKAVDVQRVGALAALGGVPTGKQGYEGLDTKSMKAIRAAGIGSGGGGVGSTGRGGIKGYMPGSGLIAGSAGEGGRAQSAGGYGTRGVGGGKAGYGKLNMVGGTSAVSLPLDEEATVEGGLDRDQIIAVINRNKGQIIYCYEKGLQAAPQIGGRVAVDFVIGPAGRITTAKVAQSSLGSRMVENCMLERMRTWQFPRPVGKVNVDVLYPFELTRVSSR; this is encoded by the coding sequence ATGGGAACAGCAAAGCTTTTAATACTTCAAAATCAGTTAGGCCAAAAGGTTCGCACCTTTTCGGTCCCTTATTCAACTGATACTGAAGCTTTGAATCTCGTTTACCTTAAAGACAAACGCAGAGTCGAAGCTTATACCAGCCTTCAATCTTTGGATGACAACAAAGTCGACTACCGCCTTTTGCAAAAAATTGAACTTTCACAAATCACTGACGAAGCGTATGTGATCGATGGCGTGGGATCTTTGCGCTTGGCTCCGGCCAATGCGGTGAACAGCCCGACTTACCTCCTTCCCGATCAAACAGATGACGAAGATATGAAAACCATCTTGCAAAAGACCACTCTTGGTCATTTGCTTGCAGTCTTCTCTTTGATGATGGGAACTTGGGTTTGGGCTAATTATTTTTCCAAAAAAGATGAAGCTCCCCTTGTGACTATTGTTCTTCCGAAAGAAGAAACTCCGGTTGCAAAACCAGAAGCTCGTCCTCATGTGAAAGTTTCTGAACGCAAACTGAAGCAAACGAACAAAGTGTACCGTCCGGTTGTTAACAAAACTTTGAAAACCAAACCCTACCCTGTGAAGACGGCCAAGGCCGTGGACGTTCAACGTGTGGGAGCTTTGGCCGCTTTGGGTGGCGTTCCTACTGGCAAGCAGGGCTATGAAGGTTTAGATACTAAATCTATGAAAGCCATCCGTGCCGCTGGCATTGGTTCAGGTGGCGGCGGAGTTGGCAGCACAGGTCGTGGCGGCATCAAAGGTTATATGCCAGGTTCTGGCTTGATCGCCGGCAGCGCTGGTGAAGGTGGTCGTGCTCAGTCAGCGGGCGGCTATGGCACTCGCGGTGTCGGTGGCGGCAAAGCGGGCTACGGCAAATTGAATATGGTTGGCGGTACTTCCGCAGTCAGTCTTCCACTCGATGAAGAAGCAACTGTTGAAGGTGGCTTGGATCGCGATCAAATTATTGCGGTGATCAACCGCAATAAAGGTCAAATCATCTATTGCTATGAAAAAGGTTTGCAAGCGGCTCCACAAATTGGTGGTCGCGTAGCCGTTGATTTTGTGATCGGTCCTGCGGGAAGAATCACGACCGCCAAAGTGGCTCAGTCTTCATTGGGTTCACGTATGGTGGAAAATTGCATGCTTGAGAGAATGCGCACTTGGCAGTTCCCTCGCCCAGTTGGAAAAGTAAATGTTGATGTTCTTTATCCCTTTGAGCTGACGCGCGTAAGCAGTCGCTAA
- a CDS encoding outer membrane beta-barrel domain-containing protein — MKTTQALKLAALATIAGLTLTAATSFAAGKASAKQMNVSEDIDSLGGNQELMEMAQNIKSETRSRIVQDRLVPRRNRVEFGMTYGGVVGGDSYLKTQSAGFSMDYHITPRWSVGARYYDFGNSLTDEGKRVFEQARKNYQAGGTGYAVDIDYPENAMLAVANWYPIYGKTSFLDMGVTQFDLYFVGGAGQIKLSSGSTSLITAGAGVSAWVTKHLTARAEVRYQTYKDQPVTGSRQLDTGVATLGLGWIL; from the coding sequence ATGAAAACCACTCAAGCACTTAAACTAGCTGCCTTGGCAACAATTGCCGGTCTGACACTCACTGCGGCCACTTCATTTGCTGCTGGCAAAGCTTCTGCGAAGCAAATGAATGTCAGCGAAGACATTGACTCTTTGGGCGGCAATCAAGAGCTTATGGAAATGGCTCAAAATATTAAATCTGAAACACGTTCGCGCATTGTTCAGGACCGCTTGGTCCCAAGAAGAAATCGCGTTGAATTTGGTATGACTTACGGTGGTGTTGTTGGTGGCGATTCCTATTTGAAAACACAAAGTGCCGGTTTCTCTATGGACTATCACATCACTCCCCGTTGGTCTGTGGGTGCAAGATACTATGACTTCGGGAATAGTTTGACGGATGAAGGTAAACGCGTTTTTGAACAAGCTCGTAAGAACTACCAGGCTGGCGGCACAGGCTACGCTGTGGATATCGACTATCCAGAGAACGCAATGCTTGCGGTGGCAAACTGGTACCCAATCTATGGCAAAACCAGCTTCTTGGATATGGGTGTGACTCAATTCGATCTTTACTTTGTAGGTGGCGCTGGCCAAATCAAACTCTCCAGTGGTTCAACAAGTCTGATCACAGCCGGTGCCGGTGTGTCCGCTTGGGTGACAAAGCATCTAACTGCCCGTGCTGAAGTCAGATACCAAACTTATAAAGACCAACCTGTCACTGGTTCACGTCAACTTGATACGGGCGTAGCCACTCTTGGTTTGGGATGGATTTTATGA